From the genome of Campylobacterota bacterium, one region includes:
- the secG gene encoding preprotein translocase subunit SecG: MTGILLIVQIVLVVMITIAVLLQKSSSIGLGAYSGSNESVFGAKGPGSFLAKVTFFLGFVFVVNTIALGYFYAQQKNASVIDASVEKTDVAAPAINIANDANVSK, encoded by the coding sequence ATGACAGGTATTCTGCTCATCGTACAGATCGTTTTGGTCGTCATGATCACGATCGCGGTACTTCTGCAAAAGAGCTCCAGCATTGGGCTGGGAGCATACAGCGGCTCGAACGAATCGGTTTTCGGAGCCAAAGGTCCCGGCAGTTTTCTGGCGAAAGTGACGTTTTTCCTAGGATTCGTTTTCGTCGTCAACACCATCGCGCTGGGCTATTTCTACGCACAGCAGAAAAATGCGTCGGTTATCGACGCTTCGGTGGAAAAAACCGACGTCGCGGCGCCGGCGATCAACATCGCCAACGACGCGAACGTCAGCAAGTAA
- the frr gene encoding ribosome recycling factor, with protein MLNEVYQFCEEQMQKGVDHMLSDFRTLRTGKVTTKILDNIRVESYGSMVPLEQAASVLATDATTITISPWDKSMLSVIEKAIQKADIGVNPNNNGTDVKLFFPPMTVEQRQESAKKAKGMAEEAKVAVRNDRKKANDKIKALEKDKLITQDESKVAQEKVQKITDKFTAKIDELLKNKEQELLTV; from the coding sequence ATGCTGAACGAAGTGTATCAATTTTGTGAAGAACAGATGCAAAAAGGGGTCGACCACATGCTCAGCGACTTCCGTACGCTGCGTACCGGAAAAGTGACGACCAAGATCCTCGACAACATCCGCGTCGAAAGTTACGGTTCAATGGTACCGCTCGAACAGGCGGCCAGCGTCCTCGCCACCGATGCAACGACCATCACGATCTCTCCGTGGGACAAATCGATGCTCAGCGTGATCGAAAAAGCGATCCAGAAAGCCGACATCGGCGTCAATCCGAACAACAACGGAACCGACGTCAAACTTTTCTTCCCTCCGATGACCGTCGAACAGCGCCAGGAATCGGCGAAAAAAGCCAAGGGGATGGCCGAAGAGGCCAAAGTTGCCGTCCGCAACGACCGCAAAAAAGCGAACGACAAAATCAAAGCGCTCGAAAAAGACAAACTGATCACCCAGGACGAATCGAAAGTCGCCCAGGAAAAAGTTCAGAAAATCACCGACAAATTCACCGCGAAAATCGACGAACTGCTCAAAAACAAAGAGCAGGAACTGTTGACGGTATGA